From the Desulfovibrio sp. TomC genome, one window contains:
- a CDS encoding site-2 protease family protein, whose translation MSYAAVVALLGVLIFIHELGHFVAARLVGVPIARFALGFGPVVASRTVGGVRYCLCAVPLGGYVLPDLPDERAYLALPLGKRLLFSLAGPLANVLFALACYGALCLAAPIPVGATWLGLAIKPFLLTGQTLATILTGLAGLFHHPAQVSSVVGIVAEGGRFAQADAMRYGILAAHLSLSLAVFNLLPVLPLDGGKMVFDVATRLWSRLSRLYLPAAVGGWLALLGLMLFATVQDVWKYCL comes from the coding sequence ATGAGCTACGCGGCTGTCGTCGCGCTCCTCGGCGTCCTGATATTTATCCATGAATTGGGCCATTTTGTGGCGGCCCGGTTGGTCGGAGTGCCGATTGCCCGCTTTGCCCTGGGCTTTGGCCCGGTGGTGGCCAGCCGCACGGTTGGCGGGGTGCGCTACTGCCTGTGCGCCGTGCCCCTTGGCGGCTATGTGTTGCCGGACCTGCCGGACGAACGGGCCTATCTGGCCCTGCCCCTTGGCAAGCGCCTGCTTTTTTCCCTGGCCGGCCCCCTGGCCAATGTCCTGTTTGCCCTGGCCTGTTACGGGGCGCTGTGCCTGGCCGCTCCGATTCCGGTTGGAGCCACTTGGCTCGGTCTGGCCATCAAACCGTTTCTTTTGACCGGGCAGACCCTGGCCACCATCCTGACCGGACTGGCCGGCCTTTTCCACCATCCCGCACAGGTCAGCAGCGTGGTTGGCATCGTGGCTGAGGGCGGTCGGTTCGCCCAGGCGGACGCCATGCGTTATGGCATCCTGGCCGCCCACCTGTCCCTGTCGCTGGCTGTGTTCAATTTGCTGCCGGTGCTGCCGCTCGACGGCGGCAAGATGGTCTTTGACGTGGCCACGCGCCTGTGGAGCCGCCTGTCGCGGCTCTATCTGCCGGCAGCCGTCGGCGGCTGGCTGGCGCTTTTGGGCCTGATGCTCTTCGCCACGGTCCAGGACGTCTGGAAGTACTGCCTCTAG
- the gpmI gene encoding 2,3-bisphosphoglycerate-independent phosphoglycerate mutase encodes MKPTPTLLLILDGWGVAVAGPGNAVTEAGTPAIDRLLAAYPSTTLACSGRSVGLPDGFMGNSEVGHMNIGAGRIVYQDMTRIDIAMEDGSLANNPVLAELARASLAAGGRVHLMGLVSDGGVHSHLRHAKALIAALAGLGQRDVLVHALLDGRDTPPQSGAGYVADLDGFLKHLGTGRIASLIGRYYAMDRDNRWERVAAAYAALTEGIGEAFTDPVAAVEAAYAAGETDEFVKPRVLPDGEGSMRDGDAVFFFNFRADRAREITRALTAADFDGFARGRVPKLSAFATMTEYDGSFGLPAAFAPVAVTDVLGEVYSREGLTQLRLAETEKYAHVTYFFNCGREEPFPGEARRLIPSPREVATYDLKPEMSAAAVTDAFLASMDQGHSLTVVNLANCDMVGHTGILEAAEAAVRTVDACVARIAAAVAAAGWRMLVTADHGNAEEMIAPDGGPMTAHTLNPVRLILVDPDRRGATLSPGKLGDIAPTILTLAGLPVPAAMTGVSLVTEQA; translated from the coding sequence ATGAAACCGACTCCGACCCTGCTGCTCATCCTGGACGGCTGGGGGGTGGCTGTGGCCGGACCCGGCAATGCCGTGACCGAAGCCGGCACTCCGGCCATCGACCGCCTGCTGGCCGCCTATCCGTCCACCACCCTGGCCTGCTCGGGCCGATCCGTGGGCCTGCCGGACGGCTTTATGGGCAATTCCGAAGTCGGCCACATGAACATTGGGGCCGGTCGGATCGTCTACCAGGACATGACCCGCATCGATATCGCCATGGAAGACGGCTCCCTAGCCAATAATCCGGTGTTGGCCGAACTGGCTCGGGCGTCCCTGGCCGCAGGCGGGCGGGTCCACCTCATGGGCCTTGTGTCCGACGGCGGAGTGCACAGCCACCTGCGCCATGCCAAGGCGCTCATTGCCGCCCTGGCCGGCCTGGGCCAGCGCGACGTCCTGGTCCACGCCCTGCTCGACGGCCGGGACACCCCGCCCCAGAGCGGGGCCGGCTACGTGGCCGACCTCGACGGATTCCTCAAGCATCTGGGTACAGGGCGCATCGCCTCCCTGATCGGCCGGTACTACGCCATGGACCGCGACAACCGTTGGGAGCGGGTGGCTGCGGCCTACGCCGCCCTGACCGAGGGTATTGGCGAGGCGTTCACCGACCCGGTCGCCGCTGTCGAGGCTGCCTATGCCGCCGGAGAGACCGACGAGTTCGTCAAGCCCCGCGTGCTTCCCGACGGCGAAGGAAGCATGCGTGACGGGGATGCCGTCTTTTTCTTCAACTTCCGGGCCGACCGGGCCAGGGAGATCACCCGGGCGCTGACAGCCGCCGATTTCGACGGTTTTGCCCGGGGTCGCGTGCCGAAACTTTCCGCCTTTGCCACTATGACCGAGTACGACGGTTCGTTTGGACTGCCGGCGGCCTTTGCCCCGGTGGCCGTCACCGATGTGCTGGGCGAGGTCTATTCCCGGGAGGGGCTGACCCAGTTGCGACTGGCCGAGACGGAAAAATACGCCCACGTCACCTATTTTTTCAATTGCGGCCGCGAGGAGCCCTTCCCCGGGGAAGCCCGCCGGCTCATTCCCTCGCCGCGCGAGGTGGCCACCTATGACCTCAAGCCCGAGATGAGCGCGGCGGCCGTCACCGACGCCTTTCTGGCTTCCATGGATCAGGGCCACAGCCTGACCGTGGTCAATCTGGCCAACTGCGACATGGTGGGGCACACCGGCATCCTGGAGGCGGCCGAGGCCGCAGTCAGGACTGTGGACGCCTGCGTGGCCCGCATTGCCGCAGCCGTGGCTGCGGCCGGCTGGCGGATGCTGGTGACGGCCGACCACGGCAATGCCGAGGAAATGATCGCCCCGGACGGCGGCCCCATGACGGCCCATACGCTCAATCCCGTGCGCCTGATCCTGGTGGACCCGGACCGCCGGGGGGCGACCCTTTCCCCGGGCAAACTCGGCGATATCGCCCCCACCATTCTGACCCTGGCCGGATTGCCCGTGCCGGCGGCCATGACCGGCGTCAGTCTCGTCACGGAGCAGGCATGA
- the rsfS gene encoding ribosome silencing factor, with protein MPAKPTDANLSPAHKAARVALWLHEKKAKDIKAVDVAGLSPICDAMVMASAASVRQAQALADYVLANCGDHGFSYLGMEGYNTGQWVLLDLNDVLVNIFQEDQRSFYNIEGLWSEGKPLALTLPQRTKGPKDPLDDDPDALDDADELDDQDDSQDPQGPMSAL; from the coding sequence ATGCCCGCAAAACCGACTGATGCCAATCTTTCCCCTGCCCACAAGGCCGCCCGGGTGGCCCTGTGGCTTCATGAAAAAAAAGCCAAAGACATCAAGGCCGTTGACGTCGCCGGCTTGAGCCCCATCTGCGACGCCATGGTCATGGCCTCGGCGGCCAGCGTGCGTCAGGCCCAGGCTCTGGCCGACTATGTCCTGGCCAACTGCGGCGATCACGGCTTTTCCTACCTTGGCATGGAAGGCTACAATACCGGCCAATGGGTGCTGCTCGACCTCAACGACGTGCTGGTCAATATCTTTCAGGAAGACCAGCGGTCCTTTTACAATATCGAAGGCCTGTGGTCTGAGGGCAAGCCTCTTGCCCTGACCCTGCCCCAGCGCACGAAAGGGCCGAAAGACCCGCTGGATGATGATCCGGATGCGTTGGATGATGCGGACGAACTGGACGATCAGGACGATTCGCAAGACCCGCAAGGCCCGATGAGCGCGTTATGA